From a single Equus asinus isolate D_3611 breed Donkey chromosome 2, EquAss-T2T_v2, whole genome shotgun sequence genomic region:
- the LOC106842111 gene encoding LOW QUALITY PROTEIN: adenylyl cyclase-associated protein 1-like (The sequence of the model RefSeq protein was modified relative to this genomic sequence to represent the inferred CDS: inserted 1 base in 1 codon), whose protein sequence is MADMQNLVERLERAVGRLEAVSQSSDMHCGHGDSAPKAGTAPYVQVFDSLLAGPVAEYLKISKEIGGDVEKHAEMVHTGLKLERALLVTASQCQQPAGNKLSDLLAPISEQIQEVITFPEKNQGSKLFNHLSAVSESIQALGCVAVAPKPGPYVKEMNDAAMFYTNRVLKEYKDVDKKHVDWVKAYLSIWTELQAYIKQFHTTGLAWSKMGPVAKELSGLPSGPSAGSGPPPPPPGPPPPPVPTRSGSDESASRSALFAQINQGESITHALKHVSDNMKTHKNPALKAQSGPVRSGPKPFSAPKPGGSPSPKPATKKEPPLLELEGKKWRVENQENVSNLVIDDTELKQVAYIYKCVNTTLQIEGKINSITVDNCKKLGLVFDDLVGIVEIINSRDVKVQVMGKVPPISINKTDGCHXFPSKNSLDCEIVSAKSSEMNVLIPTEGCDFNEFPVPEQFKTLWNGQKLVTTVTEIAG, encoded by the exons ATGGCTGACATGCAAAATCTGGTAGAAAGATTAGAGAGGGCAGTGGGCCGCCTGGAGGCAGTATCTCAGTCCTCTGACATGCACTGTGGACATGGAGACAGTGCCCCAAAAGCAGGAACAGCTCCATATGTGCAAGTATTTGACTCACTGCTGGCCGGTCCTGTGGCAGAGTACCTGAAGATCAGTAAAGAGATTGGGGGAGATGTGGAGAAACATGCAGAGATGGTCCACACAGGTCTGAAGTTGGAGCGAGCTCTCTTGGTTACAGCCTCTCAGTGCCAGCAGCCTGCAGGCAATAAGCTTTCTGATTTGTTGGCACCCATCTCAGAGCAGATCCAAGAAGTGATAACGTTTCCAGAGAAGAACCAAGGCAGCAAGTTGTTCAATCACCTGTCGGCCGTCAGCGAAAGTATCCAGGCCCTGGGTTGCGTGGCTGTGGCTCCCAAGCCTGGTCCCTAtgtgaaagaaatgaatgatgcTGCCATGTTTTATACAAACCGAGTCCTGAAGGAGTACAAAGATGTGGATAAGAAGCATGTGGACTGGGTCAAAGCTTACTTGAGTATATGGACAGAGCTGCAGGCTTACATTAAACAGTTCCATACCACTGGACTGGCCTGGAGCAAAATGGGACCTGTGGCAAAAGAACTGAGTGGACTGCCATCTGGACCCTCTGCTGGATCCGGTCCTCCTCCCCCCCCACcaggcccacctcctcccccagtCCCCACCCGTTCAGGCTCTGATGAGTCTGCTTCACGCTCAGCACTGTTTGCTCAGATTAATCAGGGGGAGAGCATCACACATGCCCTGAAACATGTATCTGATAACATGAAGACGCACAAGAACCCCGCCCTGAAGGCTCAGAGTGGGCCAGTGCGAAGTGGCCCCAAACCATTCTCTGCACCTAAACCAGGAGGCAGCCCATCCCCCAAACCAGCCACAAAGAAGGAGCCACCTCTACTTGAACTGGAGGGCAAAAAGTGGAGAGTGGAAAATCAGGAGAATGTTTCCAACCTGGTAATTGATGACACGGAGCTGAAACAGGTGGCTTACATATACAAGTGTGTCAACACAACATTGCAAATCGAGGGCAAAATTAACTCCATTACAGTAGATAACTGTAAGAAACTCGGCCTGGTGTTCGATGACTTGGTGGGCATTGTGGAGATAATCAATAGTAGGGATGTCAAAGTTCAGGTAATGGGTAAAGTGCCACCCATTTCCATCAACAAAACAGATGGCTGCC GTTTCCCTAGCAAGAATTCCCTGGATTGTGAGATAGTCAGTGCCAAATCTTCTGAAATGAATGTCCTCATTCCTACAGAAGGCTGTGACTTTAATGAGTTCCCAGTCCCTGAGCAGTTCAAGACCCTATGGAATGGGCAGAAGTTGGTCACCACAGTGACAGAAATTGCCGGATAA